The following are from one region of the Verrucomicrobiaceae bacterium genome:
- a CDS encoding MYG1 family protein: protein MLSLILTHPGGAHKDELLACALLVAVHRVPIVRREPTPEDLADSTIAVVDVGGEHAPERHNFDHHQFPADHPPVCSLSLVLQHLGVYDDAREFCDWLEPAEWFDTRGPNVTAKWLGVDRGTMNKLNSPIDVTVLRRFAKARRLEPGEPLWEVLSYIGQDLLDYLRELRSRLDFIAQNAVIWNVGDHEVLFLPRTDPVPDDPSASIGRYLESIGKGSTVAALIYPDRRGSGYGLSRHNDDPRYDFTRIEKEPDVHFAHARGFVAKTSASELARVKELLALAKV from the coding sequence GCGCCCTGCTGGTGGCGGTGCATCGCGTGCCGATTGTTCGCCGGGAGCCGACGCCGGAAGATCTTGCTGATTCCACCATCGCCGTGGTCGATGTGGGCGGCGAGCATGCGCCGGAGAGGCATAACTTTGACCATCATCAGTTCCCCGCCGACCATCCGCCCGTGTGTTCACTGAGCCTCGTGCTGCAGCACCTCGGCGTGTATGATGACGCACGCGAGTTCTGCGACTGGCTGGAGCCGGCCGAGTGGTTCGACACTCGCGGGCCGAATGTGACCGCGAAATGGCTGGGCGTGGATCGAGGCACGATGAACAAACTCAACTCACCCATCGACGTGACCGTCCTGCGCCGCTTCGCCAAAGCGAGGCGGCTGGAGCCCGGTGAGCCGCTGTGGGAAGTCCTCAGCTACATCGGCCAGGACCTGCTGGACTACCTGCGGGAACTGCGCAGCCGCCTCGACTTCATCGCACAGAACGCGGTGATCTGGAACGTGGGCGACCATGAGGTGCTCTTCCTTCCGCGCACCGATCCCGTGCCGGATGATCCCTCCGCCAGCATCGGGCGCTATCTCGAAAGCATCGGCAAAGGCAGCACCGTGGCCGCGCTGATCTACCCCGACCGCCGTGGCAGCGGCTACGGCCTCTCCCGCCACAACGACGACCCACGCTACGACTTCACCCGCATCGAAAAGGAGCCCGATGTCCACTTCGCCCATGCCCGTGGCTTTGTGGCGAAAACCTCGGCATCGGAGCTCGCCCGAGTGAAGGAACTCCTGGCCTTAGCAAAGGTATAG